A segment of the Stegostoma tigrinum isolate sSteTig4 chromosome 44, sSteTig4.hap1, whole genome shotgun sequence genome:
AGACATAATCCGGCTCAAATAGACTGTGGCACAGTCATTTTCTGGGATATTCAGACTCTAGTACAGACAGGCTCTGGGACAGTCTGATCCTGGTTTTGACACATTGTGGTACAAACAGGTATTGAGATAAtcacagataatgaaatgtgaggctggatggacacagcaggcccagcagcatctcaggagcacaaaagctgacgtttcgggcctatacccttcatcagagcccaaaacgtcagcttttgtgctcctgagatgctgctgggcctgctgtgtccatccagcctcacatttcattatctttgactctccagcatctacagttcccgttatcactgagaCAATCATACCCTGGTGCAGACAGATTCTGGAAAGGTCACGCCCCAGTACAGGCAGATTCTAACACAAACATCGGAAAAGACAAAGCTTGTTACAGAAAGGCCGTGAGGGAGTAGTCAAACCTTAGTACAGTCAGACCCTACAGGGTCAGGGTCTGGGATTGTCAGACCCTGGGACAGTCACACACAGTGACAGACACACCCTGGTCCACTCAGACTTTGATAAAGGCAAACCCTGGTACAAACAGAACTGGTACGGAGTGACCATGGTACAGTCAGACTCTAGTACAGTCAGACCCTGACAAAGCGATATCTTGTATGGTCAAACTTTGGAACAGTCAGAAACTGTGCAGGCAGACCCAGGTACAGTCAGAACGTATTGTATACAGACCCAGGTATGGCCAGACCCAGGTACAGCCAGACGCTGCTGCACATAGACCCTGGGCACAGTGTAATCCTGGTACAGTCAGACCCAGGTCTAGTCAGAACCCATTGCATACAGACCCAGGTACAGTCGGACCCTGCAGCAGACAGACCCAGGTACAGTCGGACCCTGCTGCAGACAGACCCAGGTACAGTGTAATCCTGGTACAGTCAGACCCAGGTACAGTCAGAAGCCATTGTATACAGACCCAGGTACAGTCGGACCCTGCTGCAGACAGACCCAGGTACAGCCGGACGCTGCTGCACATAGACCCTGGGCACAGTGTAATCCTGGTACAGTCAGACCCAGGTCTAGTCAGAAGCCATTGCATACAGACCCAGGTACAGTCGGTCCCTGCTGCAGACAGACCCAGGTACAGTGTAATCCTGGTACAGTCGGCCCCAAGTACAGTCAGAACCCATTGCATACAGACCCGGGTACAGTTGGACCCTGCTGCATACAGACCCAGGCACAGTGTAATCCTGGTACAGTCAGACCCAGGTACAGTCAGAACCCATTGCATACAGACCCAGGTACAGTCGGACCCTGCTGCAGACAGACCCAGATACAGTGTAATCCTGGTACAGTCAGACCCAGGTCTAGTCAGAAGCCATTGTATACAGACCCAGGTACAGTCGGACCCTGCTGCAGACAGACCCAGGTACAGTCAGACCCTGCTGCAGACAGACCCAGGCACAGTGTAATCCTGGTACAGTCAGACCCAGGTCTAGTCAGAAGCCATTGCATACAGACCCAGGTACAGTCGGACCCTGCTGCAGACAGACCCAGATACAGTGTAATCCTGGTACAGTCAGACCCAGGTACAGTCAGAACCCATTGCAGACAGACCCAGGCACAGTCGGACCCTGCTGCAGACAGACCCAGGTACAGTCGGACCCTGCTGCAGACAGACCCAGGTACAGTCGGACCCTGCTGCATACAGACCCAGGTATAGTCGGACCCTGCTGCATACAGACCCAGGTACAGTGTAATCCTGGTACAGTCAGACCCAGGTACAGTCCCAGCCGTTACCTGTTGTTATTTTTACCCCTTTCTGTTGATTTTCACCCTGGCTTCGGTTTTTTCCAGTACGCATGCGCCGCCCCTTGCGCTCGCCTAACCCTCTCCTACTGCGCCTGCGTGCtgtccgccccccccccaccgtcaTACCACCCCTTTCTAAGCAATACGCATGCGCCGCAGCCGGTGCGGTCTCCGCACCTGAGCCGCCCGCCTCGGCCCAAAGCAGATGGTGAACTTCCACAGCCCCGAGGGATTCTGGGGAGTGGCGCCACCATTGACCCTGCCCCAACGCCCATCCTCCCCCCAAAACATATGCCAATTGCCAAACTGGGATTTGCCATTTCCCATCCCAATCTCACACCCCAAACTGTGGTTTGCCAATCTCTAAAATAATCCCAcagtcccctcccccctccgATTTACACACACAGGGATTTACCAATTCCCAAATTATTTCtgacccctccaccccaccaacaCAGGGGTTTTTGAACTTCCAGATTCACCTCACACAAGGAATTGCCGATTCCCAAAATAATCCCATACATCAAAACAGGGATTTTCCGATTCCCAAAACAATCCCAAATGCAAACACGGAGATTTATTAATTCCCCAACAaatcccccacccacacacagggATGAACCAGTTCCTAAACTAATCCCAATGCCAGACATGCATTTACCAATTCTCAAACTAATCCCACATCCTTAGCAGGATCTGCCAATTCCCAGACTAATTCCATTGTGTTACAGAGATTTATTAATTCCCAAGCTAGTTCCCACACAGGATTTACCAATTCCCAAAAATTCCCATCCACCTATACACAGATATTTACCAATTCCCAAATTAATTATATACTCCTACACATAGGGATTTACCAATTCCCAAGTTAAATCCTCACAGGGATTTACCAATTACCAAACTAGTCCTGCAACGCCAAGCAGGGATTTGTCAGTTCCCAAACTAATCCTGCATTCCCACACAGGGATTTACCAATTTCCAAACTAAATGCACACAGGGATTTGCCTATTTCCAAACTATCTCACATGTACACGAGGGAATTTACAGATTACCAAACTAATTCCACACACCCTCACAGGGATTTTCAATTCCCAAATTAATCCCATTACCTCGCTCTCTCCTCATAGCCCTGTATTGAATCCCAAACTAATTCCACTGCACCGCTCTGTTCCCATAACCCTGTATCAAACCCAAAGTAATACCACTTCACTGCTCTCTTTGCCCATAGCCCTGAATCAATCCTCAAACAAATCCTGTTGTCCTGCATTAAATTAATTCCACAGCCCCAATCCTTCATAATCAGACTGTCTCCAATGTAAGCGATGTTGACACGCTGCACTCTCAGATGATGTGGTTAGTGTAAGTTTATTAAAGAACTGTCATTCTCAGAACAGTGATTGTAAATCTACACAGCATGCAGACAACACATCTCTCCATGGTCTTGATGTGCACTCCTAGACTATACTCAAAGCTAAAAACACAACTGATCTGATCTTTAGTTTTTTGTTAAAGGTTTTCAGGGCAAAAATTCTGGGaaagaagagacagacagacagaagttGTCATTGTAAAGGTCACAGCTCATCTCTAAGTAGTGTCTTTTTTAGACTGTTAGTGTGGCTCAGTcatcagcactgctgtctcacaacaccCAGGaatcgggtttgattccaccctcggacaatTATCTGTATAAGTTGGCATGTTCTCCGGTGTCTGCATAAGTTCCCTCCGGGATCCCCCCACACaatctccaccccacccccccacccccccaccccctccaaagatgtgcaggttggggtggattggccatgctaaattgcctcataatGACGAGGGATGTACAGTCTAgatgggtcagccatgggaaatgcagggttacaggttgaggggggagggatgggtgggaagactgagtgggatgttctttggaacgTCAGTGTTGACTGATTCCACAGTGAAGGGATTCTAAGGACACTTGGGCACTAAGGAGAATCCCTGGCAAATCCCACCATCATTTCCCTCACTGGAACCTCAGTCTGAGgtaaggagggaggaagggagagactGAAAAGGGAGGAAGCAAGATTGATGGTGGGTAGGTAGGTACACGTTGGATGAAAACACAAAGACTGTGGGATAGGGACACGAGTTTGGTAGGCACGACAGCCGTGAACTACTTGGTGTGAGAATCTTGGTCATGGGCGAAGGACTGAGAatcaggttaataaaatgtgaggctggatgaacacagcaggccctgcagcatctcaggagcacaaaagctgaccttttgggcctagacccttcatcagagaccgaaacatcagcttttgtgcccctgagaggctgctgggcctgctgtgttcatccagcctcacattttattatcttggattctccagcatctgcagttcccattatgactgAGAATCAGGTGCCTACTTTCAGTGTGCTTAGAAAGAATAGTGACTGCCAGTGAAGCTCTGCAGGTCCAGCAGCGTCCATGGTGAATGAAAAGGGTCCAGCTGGATCTTTTTTCATAACCGGAAAGGGGGCCAGAGAGTCTGGAAAAAAATGATCCCGTGGGAGAAGTGGAGGGCAGAATAGTGTCTCTTGTCTGACCAACTCAACTGTACTTTTCAAAGAACCAGGTGTGGAGACGGGGGCAATGCTTTTGATGGCAAGGAGCTCAGTAAAGCTTGTCGTACAAAGATATGGATACCAAGGCAATGGGAGGggatggtaatatcactggatatCACTGGATAATATCAATACAGAGACGGAGGTAACGTTCTGGgttggaatcccaccatggcagatggcggaatttaaattcaatttttaaaagtttagaaTTAACTGTCTAATGATAAACAATGAAGCCGCTGTcattcacgaatgtccttcagggaaggaaactgtcctCCTCGCCTGGTCtggactgcatgtgactccagtaccacagcaatgtggttgattcttaactgccctctggcgaACTAGGGTTGGTTAgtaaacactggcctagccagcgacactctCATATTGTGAATGATTGAAAAGAAAAACCCATGGTGGGGGTGATCTAAAGAAATTTGGCTGAGTGACAGAAGTAGGGGGTGATGGCTGAAGGATGTTTGGTCCGACTGGAAGTGTGTCTAGGAGATTCccacggggggggggggctccTTGTTGTTTATGGAAATGACTTATGCTCACACACAAAGCAGGGTCAATCAATAAGTCAATGAATGATCCAAAAACTGGCAATGgtttgggggggggcggggctACAGATGGACTGATCggtggtaaatggaattcaatgcagaTTAGTGTGAAGTGATGTACTTGGGCAGGGCAAGCAAGGCAAGGAAATACAGGTTGGACACTAGGGCCCTGGGAAGAAGGGAGGAATGGCAGGACCTTGGTGTGTGTATCCACCAGTTACAGGTCAAGTGGATAAAATGGTGAGCGGgggacacttgcttttattaggCGAGAGTTTAAGGTGGCGGGAGAGGTAATGCTGGAACTATATGaaacgttggtgaggccacacaatgagagtattgcatgcagtttctGGAATCCACATCCTAGGAGGGAGCAGACggaaatttaccaggacattgcctcaGGGATTGGAGTGTTTCAGTGACAGAAACCGAAGATTGGCTGCAGGaggaggccgttcggcccttccagactgctccaccattcatggaCAATCACGGCCATTCATCCAattcaacagcctaatcctgctttgtctcaataacctttgatcccattcaccccaagtgctgtatccaGCCGcctcttgaataaattcaatgttttggcatcaactacacCCCGTGGTAATGAGTttcacaagctcaccactctttgaagaaatgtctcctcatctccgacCTAGGTGGTCTACCCTGAAGCCTCAGACtctgtcccctggttctggaaaACCCACCGTGGAGAAAGATTGGGGGTTGTTCCTCTTAGGGCAGAGGaaattgagacagagagacatgatTGAGGGGGAAGGGGTTCAATGACCAGGGTGGGAGGGCAGAGGTTGAAGGAAAGTCAGAGGCTGGCTAGGCCAGCGACACCCCCATCTTGTGAATGAGTGAAAAGAAAAGCCCATGGTGGGGGGTCCAAAGGAATTTGGCTGAGAAATTTGACTACAGAGGGTTGTAGTCAAGGCTGGCTCGTTGAGGGTGTTCAAGGCTCAGATAAAGAGTTTCAAATCAGGAAGGGGAAACAAGTGGTATGGtgtgaaaaaggcaggaaagtggagcggAGGacgatcagatcagccacaatctctaTGCTATGCTATCCCCTTCCTCATTCTAGATTCCCCaaggttggggggagaggggaacaCCCTTTCATCCTCCACCCTGTGAATCTCTCTCCTTCTTCCATGTCTCTGCCTTTTCGAAACTTGCAAAGGACACAGACCCAGACAGCCCGACATTTCCCCATAAAACagaccccaccccctcccccagcccttgTAGCAgcaataaatctcctctgaaccacctACAGGTCAAGCATCTTTCTCCTTATGAGTGggagtggtgccaatcaagtgggggctgctttgtccctgcatggtgtcgagcttctcggAAGTTGTTGGAGACGCACcgatccagggcaagtggggagtactccctCACCCTCCTGCTTGTGCCTTGTTGGCAATGGGACACTCTTTGAGAAGGGATGATATTGAGGGCAAGTGACTGAGTCCCAAGGTCAGGCTGGGGTTTGCTACTTGTCGTCTCAGATCCAGTTTTCAGTCGATCACAGACACGTGGTTTCTGCATTGAGAACGCAGGCCAGGGGATAGTATTCAGCAAAACACAGGCTTCCAGGGGCAGCAGCTCAGTCGCGGACAGTCCACAGGGTCGGAGGGTTGGGGGAGGGTTCAGGCAGTGACTGCAGTGATCTTTAGGAACAGCTGGTGATCTCCGATCCCAGTCAGTGTCATCAATCTCCGATCCCGGTCGGTGTCATCAATCTCCGATCCCGGTCGGTGTCATCAATCTCCGATGCCGGTCGGTGTCATCAATCTCCGATGCCGGTCAGTGTCATCAATCTCCGATGCCGGTCGGTGTCATCAATCTCCGATCCCGGTCGGTGTCATCAATCTCCGATCCCGGTCGGTGTCATCAATCTCCGATGCCGGTCAGTGTCATCAATCTCCGATCCCAGTCGGTGTCATCAATCTCCGATGCCGGTCGGTGTCATCAATCTCCGATCCCGGTCGGTGTCATCAATCTCCGATGCCGGTCAGTGTCATCAATCTCCGATCCCAGTCGGTGTCATCAATCTCCGATGCCGGTCGGTGTCATCAATCTCCGATGCCGGTCGGTGTCATCAATCTCCGATCCCGGTCGGTGTCATCAATCTCCGATCCCGGTCGGTGTCATCAATCTCCGATGCCGGTCAGTGTCATCAATCTCCGATCCCAGTCGGTGTCATCAATCTCCGATGCCGGTCGGTGTCATCAATCTCCGATCCTGGTCGGTGTCATCAATCTCCGATGCCGGTCGGTGTCATCAATCTCCGATCCTGGTCGGTGTCATCAATCTCCGATCCCGGTTAATGATTTCTGATCCCGGTTGGTGATCGCCAATCAGTGTCGacgatagagttagggttaggtgtCAGTGATTCCCGATTCCAGTTGGTGTCGGTGATCTCGAAACCCGGCCAGTGATCTCCAATCCCAGTCGGTGTCAGTGATTTCCAATCCTGGTCATGTCTGCGATCCCCGGTCGGCGATTCCCGGTCAGTGATCGGTATTGTTAATGATCTCCGATCCTGGTAAAGGCGATTCCCAATCCCGGTCCTAGTCAGCGTCGGTGATCAGTGTCAGCAATTCCCAATCCTGGTTGTGTCTGCGATCCCCGGTCGGCGATTCCCGGTCAGTGTCATCGATTTCCGATCCCGGTCAGTATCAGCAATTCTTGACCCTGGTCAGTGTTGGGGATCTCTATCGTGCCTGTGATGTCTGGCCTTTTCCCGCTTGTTGCCAGCTGTCTCAGCGTTGGCGCCCTGGGTGGGGTGTTGTTGTGGCACATGCCGTTCCCAGCGGATGTTCATCACAataacccccccacccccaccccccccgccccctcgaCATCCCCGGTCAGTAGGACTCTTTGGCGTGAATGCGCTGGTGCTTGATGAGGTGTGACGACAGGATGAAGCCCTTGCCACAGTCACCGCACTTGAAGGGCCGCTCCCCGGTGTGCAGGTGCTGGTGAGTCTTGAGGTGGGACGACTGGATGAAGCCGCGGCCGCACACCGGGCAGACGAAAGGCCTCTCCCCCGTGTGGACGCGCCGGTGCTCCACCAGCTGGTATGGCTGCTTGAAGGCTTTGCCGCAGACCGGGCAGGCGAAGGGCTTCTCGCCGGTGTGGATGCGCCTGTGGGAGACCAGGTGGTGAGACTGGGTGAAGCGCTGGCCGCAGTCCGGGCACTGGAAGGGCTTCTCGCCGGTGTGaagcctctgatgcttcctgagtGTGCACAGGATGGTGAAGCTCTTCTCACACACCGGGCACTTGAAGGGACGCTCACCTGTGTGCACAATCCGGTGCCGGATGAGGCCCGACGGCTGCTTGAAGCCCTTGCTGCACAGGGCGCAGACGTAAGGCCGCTCGCCTGTGTGCACCCGCTGGTGCATCACCAGGTCCGAGGACTTTTTGAAAGCCTTGCCACACTCGGCGCACTTGCACGGCTTCAGGTCCGGCGGCACCGCACCGGCTCCCGGCGCCCGGTACGTCCGCAGGTACGGCGGGGCCCCGCCGACGCCAGCCTTGCCGTGGCTCTGCTGGTGCTTCCTCAGCGCCGATGGGTAGTAGAAGCCACGCCCGCACTCCTCGCAGCGGATGGGCCGGTCCTCGGCATGCACCGCCTGGTGCCGCTGGAGAATGGAGGGGTGGGTGAAGGCGGCGCCGCAGACCGGGCACACGAAGGGGCGCCCACGGGTGTGCACCCGCTGGTGCTTGAGCAGGCCTGAAGGGTGCTTGAAGGCCTTGCCGCAGGTCAGGCAGGTGTGCGGGCGCTCCTGGCTGTGCACGCACTCATGGCGCGCCAGGCAGTACCGGTACTTGAAGGCCTTGCCACAGGTCGGGCAGGCATGCGGGCGCTCCTGGGCATGGATGCGCTGGTGGTTGACCAGGCCCGAGGCATGCTTGAAGGCCTTGCCACAGAGCGGGCACTTGTGGGGCCTCTCGGTGCGGTGGGTGGATTCGTGCCGCTCCAGGCCATAGCGGTAACGGAAGCCTTTGGCACAGACCGAGCACTTCAGGGGCTTGTCGTCCTCCCCGCCGTCTCTCCCTTCCCTCACAGGCTCTGCCATAACCCCCAAGGGTGAGGAACGGCCGGACTCAACTCGGTCCGCGATGCCCAGCCTCTCGATGTCCCCCTCCTCGATCCCAAACCTCTCTCCGACACCCTcctcaatccccaccctctcAATGTTCCCCTCCTCTATCCCTAGCCTCTCCGTGCCCTGCTCCCCCAACCTCAGCCGCACTCTGAATCGCTCCTCAATCCCCACCCTACCTATGGCCCCCTCCTCAATCCCTAAACTCTCTCCGATCCCCCCTTcagtcctcacacactctcttaaTCTCTCCCCCATACCCACTCTCTCAATGACCCCCTCTCTTAGCTCTAACCTCTCCATGCCCCGCTCCCTCAACCCCAGCTGCACTCTCACACCCTCCTCAGTCCCCACCCTCACTCTGAATCTGTCCCCCATAACCACCCTCTCTCTGACCCCTTCCCCATTCCCCACCTTCTCTTTGCTCCCTTGGACCCCGTCAGTCCCTATCATGGTCAATGCCACCTCCTCACCCTCTGTTGTCTGCCCCCCGAGCAACAcatcctccccttcccccttctccGGCCTGTGTCCTCCATCCACCTCGGGTGGTCTCGGGCCCTCATCTTCTCCATTCTCCGGGGCCTCCTGCCATCCGTTGCCGTGCTCCGTTAGCGTCCGCTCGGCCCAGAAGTCCTCTTGGAGGATCGGTATCCCGGGTCGAAGGTCAAGCGGCTCAATTTCCGACATTGAGAAGCTGAGGGCgccgggggaggggagggcggggtgaggaagagagagagtgatgtcAGAACATGGTCAAATAACATACCCCAGCAGCACTCTGGCGCCCCAACCCCTCCTGAATCTCTGTGTGTAGGTGAAGAGGAGGTGCATTGATTTTTAATTGTATACAGAGCCCTTTATGGGCTGAGTTCCTCCTTTAAGGGAGTGTACTGCCCTTTTGAGGGGGTGCATTCTGCTTTAATAGGGGGGTCATCCCCTTTAGGAGGGTGCAGTCCCTTTTAAGGGGGTGCTTCCGCTTTATTCGGCTGCGTTCCCCTTTAAGGAGGTGCATTCCGCTTTATTGGGCTGCGTTCCCCTATATGAAGGTGTATTCCGCTTTGTTGGGCTGCATTCCCCTTTAAGGAGGTGCATTCCGCTTTATTGGGCTGCGTTCCCCTTTATGAAGGTGTATTCCGCTTTATAGGGCTGCATTCCCCTTTAAGGAGGTGCATTCCGCTTTATTGGGCTGCATTCCACTTTAAGGAGGTGCATTCCGCTTTATTGGGCTGCGTTCCCCTTTATGAAGGTGTATTCCGCTTTATAGGGCTGCATTCCCCTTTAAGGAGGTGCATTCCGCTTTATTGGGCTGCGTTCCCCTTTATGAAGGTGTATTCCGCTTTATAGGGCTGCATTCCCCTTTAAGGAGGTGCATTCCGCTTTATTGGGCTGCATTCCACTTTAAGGAGATGCATTCCGTTTTGAGGGGCTCCAGTCCCCTTTAAGAGGATGCTTTCTCCTTAAAGGAGGTGCGTTCCCGTTTAAGGAGATGCATTCCGCTTTAAAGGGGTGCATTCTGTCTTTTTCCACCCCGCGGAGGAGGGTAAAGCCCTGGGAAgaacccccaacacccccccggGGGTTGTACTTACCTCCGTCTCTCCCGGAGCCCGGGCGCCCAGCCTCGGCCGCTGCTCCTCCCAGCTCCGCGATCCCGCAGTCCTCCAGTATCCCGGCGTGCAGCGGCGCGGCCAGGGGGGGTGAATGCGGCGCAGGCGCAACGCGGCCCCCAGCCTCGGAGACAGAGCACTTTCAAGTGCGCGGGGGCCGCCGGGATGAACGGCCGCCATTGTTCCCCCTCCCACATTCGCCAACCCAAAGTCGCCGTTGGCAGGCAACTGCATTCCGCTGGCGCCTCCCACGGCCATGGGGGAGGTTTCGAGCGGCCGGAGGATGTTTGTATTCCTaggatcgagagagagagagacgggggagtttaagagagtgagacagcgagagagGTAGGTAGAGTGATAAAGGTAgacggagagagacagtgtgagagaaagaggtaggaaagaaacagggagtgagtgacagagaaaaAGAGTGAGACAGAAAAAGGAGAGACTCAAAgacagaaggagaaagagagagatagttgGAGCACAACATAGGAAGGGAGACAgagaagagagggaggagagggaaggagagagatggaggcagcagatggaggggggaagaggagagagagaggataggAGAGAGTGGATTCTGTTTCAGAGATGGGAAGGAGTGATCAGTTGGGTTAGGAGATGCATTCCGCTTTGAGGGAGTATTGTCACCCTCCTGCAGTGTGACACTCATTCAGCACTGATGCTCCCAACAGCGTGGAtgtcctcaacactgactctccaacagtgcagcactctctcagtattgaccctccgacagtgcagcgatCCCTCAGTATTGATGGtccaacagtgctcgctcccttGGCACCAACCGTCCaacagcacagcattccctgaGTACtaaccctctggcagtgcggtgatccctcaacactgaccttctgacaacgGTAACATTCACttagcattgaccctccgacagcgcctgctccctcagttgAAACCCTCAGACAGCATGGtgctccatcagtactgaccatctTGACAGTGCAGcgtcccctcagcactgaccttccaacctTGCATGCTCCCTTAGTGTGTCAGTCTATATGTGTGCAAAACACGTCTATGTCTACTTAGTGTCTACATAAGTCACCGCATGTGAACCTGCAGAGTGTGTGAGCACAAAAGTGTCACTGCGCAATTCAATGTATAC
Coding sequences within it:
- the LOC132207087 gene encoding zinc finger protein OZF-like, with the translated sequence MERLELREGVIERVGMGERLRECVRTEGGIGESLGIEEGAIGRVGIEERFRVRLRLGEQGTERLGIEEGNIERVGIEEGVGERFGIEEGDIERLGIADRVESGRSSPLGVMAEPVREGRDGGEDDKPLKCSVCAKGFRYRYGLERHESTHRTERPHKCPLCGKAFKHASGLVNHQRIHAQERPHACPTCGKAFKYRYCLARHECVHSQERPHTCLTCGKAFKHPSGLLKHQRVHTRGRPFVCPVCGAAFTHPSILQRHQAVHAEDRPIRCEECGRGFYYPSALRKHQQSHGKAGVGGAPPYLRTYRAPGAGAVPPDLKPCKCAECGKAFKKSSDLVMHQRVHTGERPYVCALCSKGFKQPSGLIRHRIVHTGERPFKCPVCEKSFTILCTLRKHQRLHTGEKPFQCPDCGQRFTQSHHLVSHRRIHTGEKPFACPVCGKAFKQPYQLVEHRRVHTGERPFVCPVCGRGFIQSSHLKTHQHLHTGERPFKCGDCGKGFILSSHLIKHQRIHAKESY